Proteins encoded in a region of the Triticum dicoccoides isolate Atlit2015 ecotype Zavitan chromosome 3A, WEW_v2.0, whole genome shotgun sequence genome:
- the LOC119273560 gene encoding uncharacterized protein LOC119273560, which yields MAPPVRDRTMYRHHLCLCFILLASTATLSAAVTASSYSTACPSLAPAQDRHTDGDDAVALIRSFQISGGQFSGGADGLFSPVDDPYKARPFHFLPHGASRTDDPALVHLTGTLTIFGPRSWRRGSHQYYSEAASIAFVLDGYHSSASRELCMVGTGTEHAVDGSVKQYHDAVLRLHVPSPPSLADPFVSGSMEGSSDLGTISLLAYAGGDHYKYDDSGRAACSPGPSMLPASGSLRALGGVNSVCAHLKEQLMISYRLEHGRTVLPRMRVNQMQCSADGAALHAYAVLFNDTRPTERGYRRRRFLVGDEALVADGHWDESRRMLCLRACRVTLPAPASAPVVDCGIGMSFWLPAVWTMREKRAVAGMLWNSSQADTEPMSIIDDQRSNANISDVKYSYNDTMLEEARKHHQKISNGKKMIGSDSFPDFNSSNGDAEFSFQALDIRGQAYPVTIGLRMVADNILADDDASSRRWVVFGSTPTTAAARRAVVDDMKEDLLNVSYVIRYSAPGDKIRVRPSNAAHYSNYSVEKRKILAEGIYDRKRGILCMVGCQERTGSTDCQTLVTVQFASLGSKVPEHGSGAISSLRDKTDRLFFAKINFTMHGMYSAQVANAISRMDMESVMLVASTTLSCVFTILQILHTKRNPEAAPATSVTMLAVLTMGFLAPLVLNSEALFASRRSQYHELHPTSRRIEMNEVMMRAPTLIAFVLQLRLLQLAWSGRRTSTMSERTVLWICLPLYALGGIVAAVVHVINARASTIGMAGWRVTIWEDLVSYAGLILDGFLLPQVILNASLGASRARAISPWFYMGGTMLRLMPHAYDVVRAQIYKPSMRSSKLYASPHDDLFGAAWDMVIPCGVALLALLLFLQQRLPGTESLPSQRSRSSGYQMVSNI from the coding sequence ATggcgccaccagtgagggatcgcaCCATGTACAGGCACCACCTCTGCTTGTGCTTCATTCTTCTTGCGTCCACGGCCACCCTCTCCGCCGCCGTCACGGCTTCCTCTTACTCCACTGCCTGCCCCTCCCTGGCACCGGCTCAGGACCGCCACACCGACGGCGACGACGCCGTTGCACTCATCCGCTCCTTCCAAATCTCCGGCGGCCAGTTCTCCGGGGGCGCCGACGGCCTGTTTTCCCCCGTCGACGACCCCTACAAAGCCCGCCCGTTCCACTTCCTTCCACACGGCGCGTCCCGCACGGACGACCCGGCTCTCGTTCACCTCACCGGTACCTTGACCATCTTTGGTCCCCGCAGCTGGCGCCGTGGAAGCCACCAGTATTACAGCGAGGCCGCGTCCATCGCCTTCGTCCTCGACGGTTACCACTCCTCGGCCTCGCGCGAGCTCTGCATGGTCGGGACCGGCACCGAGCACGCCGTCGACGGTTCTGTCAAGCAGTACCATGACGCCGTCCTCCGCCTCCATGTCCCCAGCCCTCCCAGCCTCGCCGATCCTTTCGTGTCCGGCAGCATGGAGGGCTCCTCCGACCTCGGGACCATCAGCCTCCTCGCGTACGCCGGGGGCGACCACTACAAGTACGACGACTCCGGGCGTGCGGCCTGCAGCCCCGGGCCATCGATGCTGCCGGCCAGTGGCTCGCTCCGGGCGCTCGGCGGTGTCAACTCCGTGTGCGCCCACCTGAAAGAACAGCTCATGATCTCCTACAGGTTGGAGCATGGCCGCACCGTGCTTCCGCGGATGCGCGTCAACCAGATGCAGTGCAGCGCGGACGGCGCCGCCTTGCACGCATACGCGGTGCTCTTCAATGACACCAGGCCGACCGAGAGGGGCTACCGTCGACGCCGCTTCTTGGTCGGCGACGAGGCCTTGGTGGCCGACGGGCACTGGGACGAGTCCCGGCGCATGCTCTGCCTCAGAGCGTGCCGGGTTACGCTACCGGCGCCGGCGTCTGCTCCGGTGGTCGACTGCGGGATCGGGATGAGCTTCTGGCTCCCAGCAGTGTGGACGATGCGGGAAAAGAGAGCGGTGGCCGGGATGCTCTGGAACTCTAGTCAAGCCGACACTGAACCGATGTCGATCATCGACGACCAAAGAAGCAACGCCAACATCTCCGACGTGAAGTACAGCTACAACGACACGATGCTGGAGGAGGCCAGGAAACATCACCAGAAGATCAGCAATGGGAAGAAGATGATAGGGTCAGACTCTTTCCCAGATTTCAACTCTAGTAACGGTGACGCTGAGTTTAGTTTCCAGGCGCTAGACATCAGGGGGCAGGCCTACCCAGTCACAATTGGGTTACGGATGGTCGCCGACAATATTCTGGCCGACGACGATGCCTCCTCCCGGCGTTGGGTGGTCTTCGGGAGCACGCCCACCACCGCCGCGGCCCGGCGTGCGGTGGTTGACGACATGAAGGAGGACCTGCTGAATGTCAGCTATGTCATACGCTACTCCGCTCCAGGTGACAAGATCAGGGTGCGTCCTAGCAATGCGGCCCACTACTCAAACTATAGCGTTGAGAAAAGAAAGATCTTGGCAGAGGGCATTTATGACCGGAAGAGGGGCATCCTGTGCATGGTCGGCTGCCAAGAGCGCACCGGCTCGACGGATTGTCAGACACTGGTAACGGTGCAGTTCGCTTCCCTTGGTTCCAAGGTGCCGGAGCACGGAAGTGGGGCGATCAGCAGCCTCAGAGACAAGACCGATCGCCTCTTCTTTGCGAAGATCAACTTCACCATGCACGGGATGTACTCCGCGCAAGTGGCCAACGCCATATCGAGGATGGACATGGAAAGCGTCATGCTTGTGGCCTCGACGACGCTCTCGTGTGTCTTCACCATCCTGCAGATCCTTCACACCAAGAGGAACCCGGAGGCGGCTCCGGCGACATCGGTGACCATGCTCGCCGTGCTCACCATGGGGTTCCTCGCCCCTCTCGTGCTCAACTCGGAGGCCCTGTTCGCAAGCAGGAGAAGCCAGTACCATGAGCTGCACCCCACGAGCCGGAGGATCGAGATGAACGAGGTCATGATGAGGGCGCCTACACTGATCGCCTTCGTGTTGCAGCTGCGCCTTCTCCAGCTCGCGTGGTCCGGCCGACGCACATCCACCATGTCCGAGCGGACCGTGTTATGGATATGCCTGCCGTTGTACGCCCTCGGAGGAATCGTGGCCGCGGTCGTCCACGTGATCAACGCCCGCGCCTCCACGATCGGCATGGCCGGATGGCGGGTGACGATCTGGGAGGACCTTGTGTCGTACGCGGGGCTGATACTGGATGGCTTCCTTCTCCCGCAGGTCATCCTAAACGCGTCCTTGGGAGCGTCCAGAGCTCGGGCGATCTCGCCGTGGTTTTACATGGGGGGCACCATGCTCCGCTTGATGCCTCACGCGTATGATGTAGTCAGGGCCCAGATCTACAAGCCGAGCATGCGCTCTTCCAAATTGTACGCGAGCCCCCACGACGATCTGTTCGGCGCCGCTTGGGACATGGTTATACCGTGCGGGGTGGCGTTGCTGGCCTTGTTGTTGTTCTTGCAGCAGCGACTTCCAGGCACCGAGTCACTTCCTTCGCAGAGGAGCAGATCGAGTGGATATCAGATGGTGTCTAACATTTAA